In Amaranthus tricolor cultivar Red isolate AtriRed21 chromosome 3, ASM2621246v1, whole genome shotgun sequence, a single window of DNA contains:
- the LOC130807640 gene encoding uncharacterized protein LOC130807640 isoform X1, with translation MGGLLHLFDFHQGSMGRKHKKQVSSDVAAPRNSLEMPGETCRSHCSVGKYEESLPKRSYYPTDVSMKKLISKETSKQQINKHNAPSLVAKLMGMDLSPVDAKPEVLSLHDKNDDEIKFIDKKIQLIEKIPAVRAPRKSKSSIKKEFRSYKDTYLRYWSSGTNSGKPCPRVHPQEKELQKFKKDFEAWQAARFLECARVVQLGNIPEQWLAQLDLTKEKMALYETSRKESFDKSDGHKRNMLKSRSLQAANFERNGYKDILRAKHKESYSFSGVSPGRDYEQLYLKDSDVNSEKSSSPSRIVILKPGPDSCSTNDESWVTSSCSMDNRDCIEDLLEEVRERLKYEMLGNTFKKGSMVRGGGIETPFKEKPALVKETHQQYQPVGKYVKEHSRRDSSRKLFRSESARFYQNESLISELAPSSPEYMSRETKKFLSERLRNVLDGENHQNLRVSSDSSPMEPLYDDARVRLEKARDILNAEHGKHCWRDGSSNVDTQAGSFRRELWDDRSFHEQPSPRSLMRSLSAPVSGISFGKLLLEDRYVQNAAHIKTKHEAFENLSMNVKDHRKEKFNLRERVNSLKHSLSLRRRLFSKKLEAMEFSESNEFDSGIDMMNGPTVITGFNDRNENSTELPPSPASICSTPREDFWRPIDHPSPVSVSDVTSVEDHSVGNVFKEISSNLTELRKKLNQLDYEGSEITTVTEDPSEMEVIDPEDETEVYIKKLLVISGLYDGSWVKSFSRWDPYVRPMGNWVFEKVEESYRKPTNENEASSHEDSNLEHKLLFDLLNEALTVVLGPPRTLSKFRRKLTDSTMLPLPQGRKLLDQVWEMVRENLNPSSNLSYYSFDDLVAHDLHNMPWSSLLDEEMSAMGKELELQIAGELVEELMINMQF, from the exons ATGGGAGGCTTACTTCACCTTTTTGATTTCCATCAAGGATCCATGGGAAGAAAACATAAGAAACAAGTGAGCT CCGATGTGGCAGCTCCTCGCAACAGTTTGGAGATGCCGGGTGAAACTTGCCGGAGCCATTGTTCTGTCGGAAAGTATGAAGAG AGTTTACCGAAAAGGAGCTACTATCCTACTGATGTCTCAATGAAGAAGTTGATAAGCAAGGAAACATCTAAACAACAGATTAACAAACACAATGCTCCTAGTCTCGTTGCGAAACTGATGGGGATGGATCTATCGCCAGTAGATGCAAAACCTGAAGTTCTATCTCTACACGACAAAAACGATGATGAGATCAAGTTTATTGACAAGAAAATTCAGCTGATCGAAAAGATCCCAGCTGTTCGAGCCCCTAGAAAGTCGAAGTCATCTATCAAAAAGGAGTTTCGTTCGTATAAAGATACATATTTGCGATACTGGAGTAGTGGCACAAATTCTGGAAAGCCATGTCCTCGTGTACATCCTCAAGAGAAAGAGCTTCAAAAGTTTAAAAAGGATTTTGAAGCTTGGCAGGCAGCCAGATTTCTCGAATGTGCAAGGGTAGTTCAACTTGGGAACATTCCTGAACAATGGCTTGCTCAGTTGGATCTTACAAAGGAAAAGATGGCCCTTTACGAAACTTCTCGCAAAGAATCTTTTGACAAATCCGATGGCCATAAAAGGAACATGTTAAAATCAAGGTCCCTACAAGCAGCTAATTTTGAACGTAATGGATACAAGGATATATTACGAGCTAAGCACAAGGAATCGTATTCTTTCAGTGGTGTAAGCCCCGGTAGAGACTATGAACAGCTGTATTTGAAGGATTCTGATGTAAACTCTGAGAAATCGTCTAGTCCCTCACGGATAGTAATCTTGAAGCCGGGTCCTGATAGCTGTAGTACCAACGATGAGTCGTGGGTTACTTCGTCTTGCTCAATGGATAATAGAGATTGTATCGAAGATCTTCTCGAGGAAGTGAGGGAGAGACTGAAATATGAAATGCTAGGTAACACATTTAAAAAGGGTTCGATGGTTAGAGGAGGTGGGATCGAGACTCCTTTTAAGGAAAAACCAGCACTAGTAAAAGAAACCCATCAACAATATCAACCTGTTGGTAAATATGTGAAGGAACATTCTCGTAGAGACTCGAGTAGGAAGTTGTTCCGATCAGAGTCAGCAAGATTTTATCAAAATGAAAGCCTAATCAGTGAGCTGGCTCCATCGTCCCCAGAGTACATGAGCAGAGAAACGAAGAAATTCTTGTCAGAGAGGCTGCGGAATGTCTTAGATGGAGAAAACCACCAGAATCTTCGTGTCAGCTCCGACAGCTCTCCTATGGAACCCTTGTATGATGATGCCAGGGTGCGATTAGAGAAAGCTCGGGATATCTTGAATGCTGAACATGGAAAGCACTGCTGGCGTGATGGGAGCTCAAATGTCGATACACAAGCTGGGTCCTTTCGACGTGAGCTTTGGGATGATAGAAGTTTTCACGAACAGCCGTCTCCTAGGAGTCTGATGCGGTCTTTATCTGCGCCCGTGTCAGGAATATCATTTGGGAAACTTCTTCTAGAAGACCGGTATGTTCAAAATGCGGCTCACATCAAAACAAAACACGAGGCGTTTGAGAATCTATCGATGAATGTCAAAGATCatagaaaagaaaaattcaATCTGCGAGAGCGGGTTAATAGTCTCAAGCATAGCCTGTCTCTTAGGAGGAGGTTGTTTAGCAAAAAACTCGAGGCGATGGAATTCTCCGAGAGCAATGAATTTGATTCTGGTATTGATATGATGAATGGACCCACAGTTATAACAGGCTTCAATGACAGGAAT GAAAACTCGACAGAGCTTCCACCAAGTCCTGCATCCATATGCAGTACTCCTcgtgaagatttttggaggccGATTGACCATCCTAGTCCAGTATCAGTGTCAGATGTGACCTCAGTAGAAGATCATAGTGTGGGCAATGTTTTCAAGGAGATCAGCTCCAATCTTACAG AATTGCGAAAAAAATTGAACCAACTTGATTATGAAGGATCAGAAATCACTACTGTCACCGAGGATCCTTCAGAAATGGAGGTGATTGATCCTGAAGATGAAACAGAAGTCTATATCAAGAAATTGCTTGTTATTTCAGGCCTGTATGATGGATCATGGGTCAAATCCTTTTCGAGATGGGATCCGTATGTGAGGCCCATGGGCAATTGGGTCTTTGAAAAGGTGGAAGAATCATATCGAAAACCAACAAACGAAAATGAAGCCTCAAGCCACGAGGACAGTAACTTGGAGCATAAACTATTATTCGATTTATTGAATGAGGCGCTCACAGTTGTACTTGGACCACCGAGAACATTGTCCAAATTCAGAAGGAAGCTAACTGATTCGACCATGCTGCCCCTTCCCCAGGGAAGAAAACTATTGGATCAAGTATGGGAGATGGTGCGCGAGAATTTAAACCCGTCGAGCAACCTATCCTATTATTCATTCGATGACTTAGTCGCTCATGATCTGCATAATATGCCATGGTCAAGTCTATTGGATGAAGAGATGAGCGCCATGGGTAAAGAGTTGGAATTACAGATTGCAGGGGAATTAGTGGAAGAACTTATGATAAATATGCAGTTTTGA
- the LOC130807640 gene encoding uncharacterized protein LOC130807640 isoform X2 codes for MKKLISKETSKQQINKHNAPSLVAKLMGMDLSPVDAKPEVLSLHDKNDDEIKFIDKKIQLIEKIPAVRAPRKSKSSIKKEFRSYKDTYLRYWSSGTNSGKPCPRVHPQEKELQKFKKDFEAWQAARFLECARVVQLGNIPEQWLAQLDLTKEKMALYETSRKESFDKSDGHKRNMLKSRSLQAANFERNGYKDILRAKHKESYSFSGVSPGRDYEQLYLKDSDVNSEKSSSPSRIVILKPGPDSCSTNDESWVTSSCSMDNRDCIEDLLEEVRERLKYEMLGNTFKKGSMVRGGGIETPFKEKPALVKETHQQYQPVGKYVKEHSRRDSSRKLFRSESARFYQNESLISELAPSSPEYMSRETKKFLSERLRNVLDGENHQNLRVSSDSSPMEPLYDDARVRLEKARDILNAEHGKHCWRDGSSNVDTQAGSFRRELWDDRSFHEQPSPRSLMRSLSAPVSGISFGKLLLEDRYVQNAAHIKTKHEAFENLSMNVKDHRKEKFNLRERVNSLKHSLSLRRRLFSKKLEAMEFSESNEFDSGIDMMNGPTVITGFNDRNENSTELPPSPASICSTPREDFWRPIDHPSPVSVSDVTSVEDHSVGNVFKEISSNLTELRKKLNQLDYEGSEITTVTEDPSEMEVIDPEDETEVYIKKLLVISGLYDGSWVKSFSRWDPYVRPMGNWVFEKVEESYRKPTNENEASSHEDSNLEHKLLFDLLNEALTVVLGPPRTLSKFRRKLTDSTMLPLPQGRKLLDQVWEMVRENLNPSSNLSYYSFDDLVAHDLHNMPWSSLLDEEMSAMGKELELQIAGELVEELMINMQF; via the exons ATGAAGAAGTTGATAAGCAAGGAAACATCTAAACAACAGATTAACAAACACAATGCTCCTAGTCTCGTTGCGAAACTGATGGGGATGGATCTATCGCCAGTAGATGCAAAACCTGAAGTTCTATCTCTACACGACAAAAACGATGATGAGATCAAGTTTATTGACAAGAAAATTCAGCTGATCGAAAAGATCCCAGCTGTTCGAGCCCCTAGAAAGTCGAAGTCATCTATCAAAAAGGAGTTTCGTTCGTATAAAGATACATATTTGCGATACTGGAGTAGTGGCACAAATTCTGGAAAGCCATGTCCTCGTGTACATCCTCAAGAGAAAGAGCTTCAAAAGTTTAAAAAGGATTTTGAAGCTTGGCAGGCAGCCAGATTTCTCGAATGTGCAAGGGTAGTTCAACTTGGGAACATTCCTGAACAATGGCTTGCTCAGTTGGATCTTACAAAGGAAAAGATGGCCCTTTACGAAACTTCTCGCAAAGAATCTTTTGACAAATCCGATGGCCATAAAAGGAACATGTTAAAATCAAGGTCCCTACAAGCAGCTAATTTTGAACGTAATGGATACAAGGATATATTACGAGCTAAGCACAAGGAATCGTATTCTTTCAGTGGTGTAAGCCCCGGTAGAGACTATGAACAGCTGTATTTGAAGGATTCTGATGTAAACTCTGAGAAATCGTCTAGTCCCTCACGGATAGTAATCTTGAAGCCGGGTCCTGATAGCTGTAGTACCAACGATGAGTCGTGGGTTACTTCGTCTTGCTCAATGGATAATAGAGATTGTATCGAAGATCTTCTCGAGGAAGTGAGGGAGAGACTGAAATATGAAATGCTAGGTAACACATTTAAAAAGGGTTCGATGGTTAGAGGAGGTGGGATCGAGACTCCTTTTAAGGAAAAACCAGCACTAGTAAAAGAAACCCATCAACAATATCAACCTGTTGGTAAATATGTGAAGGAACATTCTCGTAGAGACTCGAGTAGGAAGTTGTTCCGATCAGAGTCAGCAAGATTTTATCAAAATGAAAGCCTAATCAGTGAGCTGGCTCCATCGTCCCCAGAGTACATGAGCAGAGAAACGAAGAAATTCTTGTCAGAGAGGCTGCGGAATGTCTTAGATGGAGAAAACCACCAGAATCTTCGTGTCAGCTCCGACAGCTCTCCTATGGAACCCTTGTATGATGATGCCAGGGTGCGATTAGAGAAAGCTCGGGATATCTTGAATGCTGAACATGGAAAGCACTGCTGGCGTGATGGGAGCTCAAATGTCGATACACAAGCTGGGTCCTTTCGACGTGAGCTTTGGGATGATAGAAGTTTTCACGAACAGCCGTCTCCTAGGAGTCTGATGCGGTCTTTATCTGCGCCCGTGTCAGGAATATCATTTGGGAAACTTCTTCTAGAAGACCGGTATGTTCAAAATGCGGCTCACATCAAAACAAAACACGAGGCGTTTGAGAATCTATCGATGAATGTCAAAGATCatagaaaagaaaaattcaATCTGCGAGAGCGGGTTAATAGTCTCAAGCATAGCCTGTCTCTTAGGAGGAGGTTGTTTAGCAAAAAACTCGAGGCGATGGAATTCTCCGAGAGCAATGAATTTGATTCTGGTATTGATATGATGAATGGACCCACAGTTATAACAGGCTTCAATGACAGGAAT GAAAACTCGACAGAGCTTCCACCAAGTCCTGCATCCATATGCAGTACTCCTcgtgaagatttttggaggccGATTGACCATCCTAGTCCAGTATCAGTGTCAGATGTGACCTCAGTAGAAGATCATAGTGTGGGCAATGTTTTCAAGGAGATCAGCTCCAATCTTACAG AATTGCGAAAAAAATTGAACCAACTTGATTATGAAGGATCAGAAATCACTACTGTCACCGAGGATCCTTCAGAAATGGAGGTGATTGATCCTGAAGATGAAACAGAAGTCTATATCAAGAAATTGCTTGTTATTTCAGGCCTGTATGATGGATCATGGGTCAAATCCTTTTCGAGATGGGATCCGTATGTGAGGCCCATGGGCAATTGGGTCTTTGAAAAGGTGGAAGAATCATATCGAAAACCAACAAACGAAAATGAAGCCTCAAGCCACGAGGACAGTAACTTGGAGCATAAACTATTATTCGATTTATTGAATGAGGCGCTCACAGTTGTACTTGGACCACCGAGAACATTGTCCAAATTCAGAAGGAAGCTAACTGATTCGACCATGCTGCCCCTTCCCCAGGGAAGAAAACTATTGGATCAAGTATGGGAGATGGTGCGCGAGAATTTAAACCCGTCGAGCAACCTATCCTATTATTCATTCGATGACTTAGTCGCTCATGATCTGCATAATATGCCATGGTCAAGTCTATTGGATGAAGAGATGAGCGCCATGGGTAAAGAGTTGGAATTACAGATTGCAGGGGAATTAGTGGAAGAACTTATGATAAATATGCAGTTTTGA
- the LOC130807639 gene encoding uncharacterized protein LOC130807639 — translation MKRMGSMFDKAVGMEPNDLTEHAKRVLTTRTDESRFCNVTAADGGEFEVRDDHVKFPVTLGNMTCGCGKWHGSGIPCKHGLRVIYNQRLNPRDFVSPFYKGAAYKLTYGDHIHPMADPTHWPSLDVPEIAPP, via the coding sequence ATGAAAAGGATGGGTTCCATGTTCGATAAAGCAGTGGGCATGGAACCTAATGATTTGACAGAGCATGCAAAAAGGGTGTTGACGACTAGGACTGATGAGTCTAGGTTCTGCAATGTCACTGCAGCTGATGGTGGAGAGTTTGAGGTGAGGGATGACCATGTCAAGTTCCCTGTCACCcttggaaatatgacttgtgGGTGTGGGAAATGGCATGGATCAGGGATCCCTTGCAAGCATGGTCTCAGGGTCATTTACAACCAGAGACTTAATCCTAGGGACTTTGTCTCACCTTTCTACAAGGGGGCTGCATACAAACTCACTTATGGAGACCACATCCACCCCATGGCTGATCCAACTCACTGGCCTTCACTTGATGTGCCAGAAATTGCACCACCCTAA